In Camelina sativa cultivar DH55 chromosome 16, Cs, whole genome shotgun sequence, a single window of DNA contains:
- the LOC104751953 gene encoding indole-3-acetic acid-amido synthetase GH3.3-like isoform X2 has translation MTVDSALRSPVNYSPSGKDVKALRFIEEMTLNVDFVQKKVIREILSRNSETEYLKRFGLKGFTDRKTFKSKVPVVTYDDLKPEIQPIANGDRSMILSSHPITEFLTSSGTSAGERKLMPTIDEDMDRRQLLYSLLMPVMNLYVPGLDKGKALYFLFVKAESKTPGGLPARPVLTSYYKSEQFKRRPHDPYNVYTSPNEAILCPDSSQSMYSQMLCGLLMRHEVLRLGAVFASGLLRAIGFLQTNWKELADDISTGTLSSRISDPAIKESMSKILTKPDQELADFITSVCCQDNWEGIITKIWPNTKYLDVIVTGAMAQYIPMLEYYSGRLPMACTMYASSESYFGINMKPICNPSEVSYTIMPNMAYFEFLPDEVATEQSELVELADVEVGKEYELVITTYAGLNRYRVGDILQVTGFYNSAPQFKFVRRKNVLLSIESDKTDEAELQRAVENASVLLGEKGTRVIEYTSYAETKTIPGHYVIYWELLVKDQTKPPSDEVMAQCCLEMEESLNSVYRQSRVADKSIGPLEIRVVKNGTFEELMDYAISRGASINQYKVPRCVSFTPITELLDSRVVSTHFSPALPHWSPERRR, from the exons ATGACCGTTGATTCAGCTCTACGATCTCCAGTGAACTACTCACCATCCGGTAAGGACGTGAAGGCTCTCAGGTTCATCGAGGAG ATGACACTTAACGTCGACTTCGTTCAGAAGAAAGTCATCAGAGAGATACTGAGCCGTAACTCGGAGACTGAGTATCTTAAAAGGTTCGGCCTTAAGGGATTCACCGACAGGAAAACATTTAAGAGCAAAGTTCCGGTGGTTACTTACGATGACCTTAAACCAGAGATTCAACCTATAGCCAATGGTGACCGGTCTATGATCTTGTCTTCTCACCCTATTACCGAGTTCCTAACAAG CTCTGGGACATCTGCTGGTGAAAGGAAGTTGATGCCCACCATTGACGAAGACATGGACCGGCGTCAGCTTCTATACAGTCTTCTCATGCCTGTGATGAATCT CTACGTGCCTGGATTAGACAAAGGCAAGGCTCTAtactttttgtttgtgaagGCTGAATCGAAGACTCCCGGTGGATTACCGGCACGTCCAGTGCTCACGAGTTATTACAAAAGCGAACAATTCAAGAGACGTCCTCACGATCCGTACAACGTGTACACGAGCCCTAATGAAGCCATCCTTTGTCCCGACTCGTCCCAAAGCATGTACTCTCAGATGCTTTGTGGTCTCCTCATGCGTCACGAAGTCCTCCGTCTTGGTGCCGTCTTCGCTTCCGGTCTCCTCCGTGCCATAGGGTTCCTTCAAACCAATTGGAAAGAACTCGCTGACGATATCTCAACCGGAACCCTAAGTTCCAGAATCTCTGACCCGGCGATCAAAGAGAGCATGTCCAAGATCTTGACCAAACCTGACCAAGAATTGGCTGATTTCATAACTTCGGTTTGTTGTCAAGATAATTGGGAAGGTATCATTACTAAGATTTGGCCTAACACCAAGTACCTTGACGTCATCGTTACCGGAGCCATGGCTCAGTATATTCCGATGCTTGAGTACTATAGCGGCCGTCTACCTATGGCTTGCACGATGTATGCTTCGTCCGAGAGTTACTTCGGGATTAACATGAAACCAATATGTAATCCTTCCGAAGTTTCTTACACCATTATGCCTAACATGGCCTACTTCGAGTTTCTCCCTGATGAAGTGGCAACAGAACAATCTGAACTTGTGGAGCTAGCTGATGTCGAAGTCGGGAAAGAGTACGAGCTTGTGATCACAACCTATGCTGGGCTTAACCGTTATAGAGTTGGTGATATCCTTCAGGTAACTGGATTCTACAATTCCGCTCCACAGTTCAAGTTTGTGCGGAGGAAGAACGTTTTGCTTAGCATTGAGTCGGATAAAACTGATGAAGCTGAGCTCCAAAGGGCTGTTGAGAATGCATCGGTGTTACTTGGGGAGAAAGGAACCCGCGTGATCGAGTACACAAGCTACGCAGAGACAAAGACTATACCTGGCCATTATGTCATCTACTGGGAGCTTTTAGTGAAAGATCAAACCAAGCCTCCAAGTGACGAGGTCATGGCTCAGTGCTGCTTGGAAATGGAGGAGTCGTTGAACTCTGTGTATAGACAAAGTAGGGTTGCGGATAAGTCGATAGGACCACTCGAGATACGTGTGGTGAAGAATGGAACGTTCGAGGAGCTCATGGACTATGCCATCTCGAGAGGTGCATCGATCAATCAGTACAAGGTGCCGAGGTGTGTGAGCTTTACACCAATCACAGAGCTGCTTGACTCAAGGGTTGTATCAACACATTTCAGCCCGGCTTTGCCACATTGGTCACCAGAACGCCGTCGTTGa
- the LOC104751953 gene encoding indole-3-acetic acid-amido synthetase GH3.3-like isoform X3, whose amino-acid sequence MTLNVDFVQKKVIREILSRNSETEYLKRFGLKGFTDRKTFKSKVPVVTYDDLKPEIQPIANGDRSMILSSHPITEFLTSSGTSAGERKLMPTIDEDMDRRQLLYSLLMPVMNLYVPGLDKGKALYFLFVKAESKTPGGLPARPVLTSYYKSEQFKRRPHDPYNVYTSPNEAILCPDSSQSMYSQMLCGLLMRHEVLRLGAVFASGLLRAIGFLQTNWKELADDISTGTLSSRISDPAIKESMSKILTKPDQELADFITSVCCQDNWEGIITKIWPNTKYLDVIVTGAMAQYIPMLEYYSGRLPMACTMYASSESYFGINMKPICNPSEVSYTIMPNMAYFEFLPDEVATEQSELVELADVEVGKEYELVITTYAGLNRYRVGDILQVTGFYNSAPQFKFVRRKNVLLSIESDKTDEAELQRAVENASVLLGEKGTRVIEYTSYAETKTIPGHYVIYWELLVKDQTKPPSDEVMAQCCLEMEESLNSVYRQSRVADKSIGPLEIRVVKNGTFEELMDYAISRGASINQYKVPRCVSFTPITELLDSRVVSTHFSPALPHWSPERRR is encoded by the exons ATGACACTTAACGTCGACTTCGTTCAGAAGAAAGTCATCAGAGAGATACTGAGCCGTAACTCGGAGACTGAGTATCTTAAAAGGTTCGGCCTTAAGGGATTCACCGACAGGAAAACATTTAAGAGCAAAGTTCCGGTGGTTACTTACGATGACCTTAAACCAGAGATTCAACCTATAGCCAATGGTGACCGGTCTATGATCTTGTCTTCTCACCCTATTACCGAGTTCCTAACAAG CTCTGGGACATCTGCTGGTGAAAGGAAGTTGATGCCCACCATTGACGAAGACATGGACCGGCGTCAGCTTCTATACAGTCTTCTCATGCCTGTGATGAATCT CTACGTGCCTGGATTAGACAAAGGCAAGGCTCTAtactttttgtttgtgaagGCTGAATCGAAGACTCCCGGTGGATTACCGGCACGTCCAGTGCTCACGAGTTATTACAAAAGCGAACAATTCAAGAGACGTCCTCACGATCCGTACAACGTGTACACGAGCCCTAATGAAGCCATCCTTTGTCCCGACTCGTCCCAAAGCATGTACTCTCAGATGCTTTGTGGTCTCCTCATGCGTCACGAAGTCCTCCGTCTTGGTGCCGTCTTCGCTTCCGGTCTCCTCCGTGCCATAGGGTTCCTTCAAACCAATTGGAAAGAACTCGCTGACGATATCTCAACCGGAACCCTAAGTTCCAGAATCTCTGACCCGGCGATCAAAGAGAGCATGTCCAAGATCTTGACCAAACCTGACCAAGAATTGGCTGATTTCATAACTTCGGTTTGTTGTCAAGATAATTGGGAAGGTATCATTACTAAGATTTGGCCTAACACCAAGTACCTTGACGTCATCGTTACCGGAGCCATGGCTCAGTATATTCCGATGCTTGAGTACTATAGCGGCCGTCTACCTATGGCTTGCACGATGTATGCTTCGTCCGAGAGTTACTTCGGGATTAACATGAAACCAATATGTAATCCTTCCGAAGTTTCTTACACCATTATGCCTAACATGGCCTACTTCGAGTTTCTCCCTGATGAAGTGGCAACAGAACAATCTGAACTTGTGGAGCTAGCTGATGTCGAAGTCGGGAAAGAGTACGAGCTTGTGATCACAACCTATGCTGGGCTTAACCGTTATAGAGTTGGTGATATCCTTCAGGTAACTGGATTCTACAATTCCGCTCCACAGTTCAAGTTTGTGCGGAGGAAGAACGTTTTGCTTAGCATTGAGTCGGATAAAACTGATGAAGCTGAGCTCCAAAGGGCTGTTGAGAATGCATCGGTGTTACTTGGGGAGAAAGGAACCCGCGTGATCGAGTACACAAGCTACGCAGAGACAAAGACTATACCTGGCCATTATGTCATCTACTGGGAGCTTTTAGTGAAAGATCAAACCAAGCCTCCAAGTGACGAGGTCATGGCTCAGTGCTGCTTGGAAATGGAGGAGTCGTTGAACTCTGTGTATAGACAAAGTAGGGTTGCGGATAAGTCGATAGGACCACTCGAGATACGTGTGGTGAAGAATGGAACGTTCGAGGAGCTCATGGACTATGCCATCTCGAGAGGTGCATCGATCAATCAGTACAAGGTGCCGAGGTGTGTGAGCTTTACACCAATCACAGAGCTGCTTGACTCAAGGGTTGTATCAACACATTTCAGCCCGGCTTTGCCACATTGGTCACCAGAACGCCGTCGTTGa
- the LOC104751953 gene encoding indole-3-acetic acid-amido synthetase GH3.3-like isoform X1: MTVDSALRSPVNYSPSGKDVKALRFIEEMTLNVDFVQKKVIREILSRNSETEYLKRFGLKGFTDRKTFKSKVPVVTYDDLKPEIQPIANGDRSMILSSHPITEFLTSSGTSAGERKLMPTIDEDMDRRQLLYSLLMPVMNLYVPGLDKGKALYFLFVKAESKTPGGLPARPVLTSYYKSEQFKRRPHDPYNVYTSPNEAILCPDSSQSMYSQMLCGLLMRHEVLRLGAVFASGLLRAIGFLQTNWKELADDISTGTLSSRISDPAIKESMSKILTKPDQELADFITSVCCQDNWEGIITKIWPNTKYLDVIVTGAMAQYIPMLEYYSGRLPMACTMYASSESYFGINMKPICNPSEVSYTIMPNMAYFEFLPDEVATEQSELVELADVEVGKEYELVITTYAGLNRYRVGDILQVTGFYNSAPQFKFVRRKNVLLSIESDKTDEAELQRAVENASVLLGEKGTRVIEYTSYAETKTIPGHYVIYWELLVKDQTKPPSDEVMAQCCLEMEESLNSVYRQSRVADKSIGPLEIRVVKNGTFEELMDYAISRGASINQYKVPRCVSFTPITELLDSRVVSTHFSPALPHWSPERRR, translated from the exons ATGACCGTTGATTCAGCTCTACGATCTCCAGTGAACTACTCACCATCCGGTAAGGACGTGAAGGCTCTCAGGTTCATCGAGGAGATGACACTTAACGTCGACTTCGTTCAGAAGAAAGTCATCAGAGAGATACTGAGCCGTAACTCGGAGACTGAGTATCTTAAACGGTTCGGCCTTAAGGGATTCACCGACAGGAAAACATTTAAGAGCAAAGTTCCGGTGGTTACTTACGATGACCTTAAACCAGAGATTCAACCTATAGCCAATGGTGACCGGTCTATGATCTTGTCTTCTCACCCTATTACCGAGTTCCTAACAAG CTCTGGGACATCTGCTGGTGAAAGGAAGTTGATGCCCACCATTGACGAAGACATGGACCGGCGTCAGCTTCTATACAGTCTTCTCATGCCTGTGATGAATCT CTACGTGCCTGGATTAGACAAAGGCAAGGCTCTAtactttttgtttgtgaagGCTGAATCGAAGACTCCCGGTGGATTACCGGCACGTCCAGTGCTCACGAGTTATTACAAAAGCGAACAATTCAAGAGACGTCCTCACGATCCGTACAACGTGTACACGAGCCCTAATGAAGCCATCCTTTGTCCCGACTCGTCCCAAAGCATGTACTCTCAGATGCTTTGTGGTCTCCTCATGCGTCACGAAGTCCTCCGTCTTGGTGCCGTCTTCGCTTCCGGTCTCCTCCGTGCCATAGGGTTCCTTCAAACCAATTGGAAAGAACTCGCTGACGATATCTCAACCGGAACCCTAAGTTCCAGAATCTCTGACCCGGCGATCAAAGAGAGCATGTCCAAGATCTTGACCAAACCTGACCAAGAATTGGCTGATTTCATAACTTCGGTTTGTTGTCAAGATAATTGGGAAGGTATCATTACTAAGATTTGGCCTAACACCAAGTACCTTGACGTCATCGTTACCGGAGCCATGGCTCAGTATATTCCGATGCTTGAGTACTATAGCGGCCGTCTACCTATGGCTTGCACGATGTATGCTTCGTCCGAGAGTTACTTCGGGATTAACATGAAACCAATATGTAATCCTTCCGAAGTTTCTTACACCATTATGCCTAACATGGCCTACTTCGAGTTTCTCCCTGATGAAGTGGCAACAGAACAATCTGAACTTGTGGAGCTAGCTGATGTCGAAGTCGGGAAAGAGTACGAGCTTGTGATCACAACCTATGCTGGGCTTAACCGTTATAGAGTTGGTGATATCCTTCAGGTAACTGGATTCTACAATTCCGCTCCACAGTTCAAGTTTGTGCGGAGGAAGAACGTTTTGCTTAGCATTGAGTCGGATAAAACTGATGAAGCTGAGCTCCAAAGGGCTGTTGAGAATGCATCGGTGTTACTTGGGGAGAAAGGAACCCGCGTGATCGAGTACACAAGCTACGCAGAGACAAAGACTATACCTGGCCATTATGTCATCTACTGGGAGCTTTTAGTGAAAGATCAAACCAAGCCTCCAAGTGACGAGGTCATGGCTCAGTGCTGCTTGGAAATGGAGGAGTCGTTGAACTCTGTGTATAGACAAAGTAGGGTTGCGGATAAGTCGATAGGACCACTCGAGATACGTGTGGTGAAGAATGGAACGTTCGAGGAGCTCATGGACTATGCCATCTCGAGAGGTGCATCGATCAATCAGTACAAGGTGCCGAGGTGTGTGAGCTTTACACCAATCACAGAGCTGCTTGACTCAAGGGTTGTATCAACACATTTCAGCCCGGCTTTGCCACATTGGTCACCAGAACGCCGTCGTTGa